In one Zobellia galactanivorans genomic region, the following are encoded:
- a CDS encoding restriction endonuclease subunit S: MIEKELPENWVLSNLGELSVLIRGVSYKKTNASQVKSEEFNTLILRGGNIQNGFIVNGKDEVYVNNKLVKENQFIKKSDVVIVGSTGSKKLIGKAGIALKNYHNTAFGAFLMLARANKKINQKYFANFFLSKFYRDSIRELAGGVNINNIRKEYITQMQFPLPPLAEQDRIVAKVDVLMAQIATMQKSLEHIPQLLKDFRQQVLTQAVTGKLTEEWRKGKELEPVILKNESMPVELSVFSYSENLKGWKITALGNYASVARGKFSARPRNDPKYFNGSYPFSQIGDLPREGGYYEKYSNTLNENGKKVSKSFPRNTVMIAIVGATIGNTGLNKIEMYFPDSMIGINSTNEISNQYIEYHLRLSKHRFREIAKASGGQPNIKIPTIKTLEIAIPSQREQKEIVRRVESLFAKADKIEERYKALKTKIDMLPQAILHKAFKGELVEQLPTDGDAKDLLREIEGLKMVKAK, encoded by the coding sequence ATGATAGAAAAAGAATTGCCAGAAAATTGGGTTTTATCAAATCTAGGTGAATTGTCAGTTTTAATAAGAGGTGTTTCTTATAAAAAAACGAATGCAAGTCAAGTTAAATCCGAAGAATTTAACACTCTGATTCTTAGAGGTGGAAATATACAAAACGGTTTTATTGTTAATGGAAAGGATGAAGTATATGTGAATAATAAATTGGTAAAAGAAAATCAATTCATTAAGAAATCTGATGTTGTTATCGTTGGTTCAACAGGTAGTAAAAAACTAATTGGAAAAGCAGGTATTGCCTTAAAAAATTATCATAATACAGCATTTGGCGCATTTTTAATGCTTGCAAGAGCCAATAAAAAAATTAATCAGAAGTATTTTGCCAATTTCTTTCTCTCAAAATTTTATAGAGATAGTATTAGGGAGCTAGCTGGTGGTGTAAATATCAATAATATACGTAAGGAATATATAACGCAAATGCAATTTCCGCTCCCTCCTCTAGCCGAACAAGACCGTATTGTCGCTAAAGTTGATGTTTTAATGGCCCAGATAGCCACCATGCAAAAAAGCTTGGAGCACATACCCCAACTTTTAAAAGATTTTCGGCAGCAGGTGTTGACGCAAGCGGTAACTGGAAAGTTGACGGAGGAATGGCGTAAGGGGAAGGAGTTGGAACCTGTAATTCTTAAAAATGAATCAATGCCAGTTGAATTAAGTGTGTTTTCGTATTCTGAAAATCTCAAAGGTTGGAAGATTACAGCTTTAGGAAATTATGCTTCAGTTGCAAGAGGTAAGTTTAGTGCACGTCCACGGAATGATCCAAAATATTTTAATGGTTCATATCCATTTTCCCAAATAGGCGATTTACCGCGAGAAGGAGGCTATTATGAAAAATATTCTAACACCTTAAATGAGAATGGTAAAAAAGTTAGTAAGTCGTTTCCCAGAAATACAGTTATGATTGCTATAGTTGGAGCAACCATTGGAAATACCGGGTTAAACAAAATAGAAATGTATTTTCCTGATAGCATGATTGGAATAAACTCTACAAATGAAATATCTAACCAATATATTGAATATCATTTAAGACTTAGTAAACATAGATTTAGAGAAATTGCAAAAGCCAGTGGAGGTCAGCCTAATATAAAAATACCGACAATAAAAACTTTAGAAATTGCAATACCTTCTCAAAGAGAACAAAAGGAAATCGTCCGACGTGTAGAAAGTCTTTTTGCCAAAGCAGATAAAATAGAAGAAAGATATAAAGCCTTAAAAACCAAAATTGATATGCTACCCCAAGCCATTTTGCATAAAGCCTTTAAAGGGGAACTTGTAGAGCAATTACCTACAGATGGTGATGCCAAAGATTTGTTGAGGGAGATTGAGGGGTTGAAGATGGTTAAAGCTAAATAA
- a CDS encoding class I SAM-dependent DNA methyltransferase — MSADEIANKLWNLCNVLRDDGVTYHQYLNELTYILFLKLSEVKGFEEHIPEQYRWRSFVEETDNAEAFQRYRSFLAEVSNETTSAGIKEIYANASTSLRKPVNFNTLVQAIDDLDWYEETDRDVMGDIYESLLEKNAGEKKSGAGQYFTPRPLINVMVELVSPKLGERWNDPAAGTFGFMISADEYLRTKHDNYFDLDEKRRKFQVEKAFSGVELVGDAHRLALMNARLHGMESQIILGDTLTEMGKELKNFDGVLANPPFGTKKGGERPTRDDFTYPTSNKQLNFLQHIYRSLKKDGKARAAVVLPDNVLFEDGDGQKIRRDLMDKCNLHTILRLPTGIFYAAGVKTNVLFFTRGTTETKNTKGVWFFDMRTNVPNYGKRTPFTRAAFNEFIEAYTGGIKPEKLATDFDGTIDETARKKVTNERWQYIDRKTIAKKNDSLDLGLIADDSVSNGEDLGEPIDIAKEALTELKTITEQLQEMINELGS, encoded by the coding sequence ATGAGTGCAGATGAAATAGCCAATAAGCTTTGGAATCTTTGTAACGTTCTACGCGACGATGGGGTCACCTATCACCAGTACCTGAACGAGCTTACCTATATCCTCTTTTTGAAATTGAGCGAGGTCAAAGGTTTCGAAGAACATATTCCCGAGCAGTACCGCTGGCGTTCCTTTGTGGAGGAAACCGATAATGCTGAAGCCTTTCAACGCTACCGTAGTTTTTTGGCCGAAGTAAGTAATGAGACGACCAGTGCCGGCATCAAGGAAATTTATGCCAATGCCTCCACCAGTCTTAGAAAGCCTGTAAATTTCAACACCTTGGTTCAGGCCATAGATGATTTGGACTGGTATGAGGAAACGGACCGTGATGTTATGGGCGATATTTACGAAAGCCTATTGGAGAAGAATGCAGGGGAAAAGAAAAGCGGTGCAGGCCAGTATTTTACTCCCCGACCATTGATCAACGTAATGGTAGAACTCGTATCTCCCAAATTGGGAGAACGTTGGAACGACCCTGCAGCAGGAACTTTTGGCTTTATGATTTCTGCGGATGAATACTTGCGTACCAAACATGACAACTATTTTGACCTGGATGAAAAGCGCCGAAAATTTCAAGTAGAGAAAGCCTTTAGCGGGGTGGAATTGGTAGGTGATGCCCACCGCTTGGCCTTGATGAATGCAAGGTTACACGGTATGGAAAGCCAAATTATTTTAGGCGATACCTTGACCGAAATGGGCAAGGAGCTTAAAAATTTTGATGGGGTATTGGCCAACCCGCCTTTTGGCACCAAAAAGGGAGGCGAACGGCCTACCCGCGATGATTTTACCTACCCCACTAGTAACAAGCAACTTAATTTCTTACAACATATTTATAGAAGTTTAAAGAAAGATGGTAAAGCGAGGGCTGCAGTTGTGTTACCGGATAATGTATTGTTTGAAGATGGTGACGGGCAGAAGATTAGGCGAGATTTAATGGATAAATGTAACCTACATACCATTTTACGCTTGCCTACGGGTATTTTCTATGCGGCAGGGGTAAAAACCAACGTACTCTTTTTTACCCGGGGTACTACTGAAACCAAAAACACCAAAGGGGTGTGGTTTTTTGACATGCGGACCAATGTACCCAATTACGGAAAACGAACCCCATTTACCCGAGCAGCCTTTAATGAATTTATTGAAGCCTATACCGGAGGAATAAAACCGGAGAAGTTAGCCACCGATTTTGACGGAACCATTGATGAAACCGCCCGAAAAAAGGTGACGAACGAGCGCTGGCAGTACATAGACCGCAAGACCATTGCCAAAAAGAACGACTCCTTGGATTTAGGTTTGATTGCCGATGATAGTGTAAGCAATGGGGAAGATTTGGGAGAACCTATTGATATTGCCAAAGAGGCTTTAACTGAATTGAAAACCATTACTGAACAATTGCAGGAGATGATTAATGAATTAGGATCATGA
- the hsdR gene encoding type I restriction-modification system endonuclease, translated as MNTNFSFLKQQYPNLFAISELSEKLIYVDPSSSLSKSRLFSEKLSQLVWEFEELGEFTGTQNDRIYRLSNANIAPDIIANILHTIRKSGNKASHDGTGSFQEAHFILKKCFQLARWFYETYEQDYIETSSYTLPKKQDTASDELSEKLEKLSKELIDYKNKIAELNKNKEEVTARKQRSDARAKNLDLSEEDTRLTLIDPKLVEAGWECDTLNLNYKKNKTLPQKGRNMAIAEWPCDGKWADYALFVGTKLYGIVEAKKYASDISTDLRQTDIYAKRITPDDNFETLGEWQEYKVPFLFSTNGREYLEQIKTKSGIWFLDVRKERNRAYPLRGWFSPNGLVELYERNIEAENKKLEQSDYDYLQDKNGLGLRDYQIEAIKSVEGNIRKNHEENRSLVVMATGTGKTRTVIGLSYRLIKANRFKRILFLTDRRLLAQQAFGNYTDNKIEGINTFSEVYKVDYVKTIVPDSETRLHFATVQSMVKRLFYGENEGLSIDTYDCIIVDEAHRGYNLDKELDEEELEFKNQDDYVSQYKKVIEYFNAYIIGLTATPALHTTEIFGKPVFSYSYRQAVIDGFLADHEPPYRIKTRLSEEGILWKKGERPKIFNPETNSIEELAELEDDLLVEIEQFNKLVITPEFNRVVIRELVQHLDPDSEEKTLIFAVRDSHADMIVEMLFEEFEKIGLDVPQNAIQKITGKAYDPEQLTKEFKNEKFPNIAVTVDLLTTGIDVPKICNLVFMRRVGSRILYEQMIGRATRKCDEIGKEDFKIFDAVRVHEALQDYTQMKPVSNPTTTFTQLVNELDAIDSDERIKRQGEQLVAKLQRKRRKIEENSLEEFIYMAGGKKPQEVIKAIQEASAQEVKAIIKEFKGLWNYLDTKVYKPKHQLLSDHEDRYLGTERDYGNAKKPEDYIENFREFLMENQNKIAALKIIVSKPSTLDRKSLKELRLLLDQEGFNAKTLNAAWHDAKNQDIAADIIAYIRTLTLDVDLIGHEERVNKAFEKVRAMKPWNKIQQKWLDRFQKQLLAETVLTKEDLDKDPFKSEGGYDRINKQFEQQLDDVLETINANLYVA; from the coding sequence ATGAATACGAATTTCAGCTTTTTAAAACAACAATACCCAAACCTATTCGCAATTAGCGAACTTTCGGAGAAACTTATATACGTAGACCCTAGTTCCTCACTTTCAAAATCTAGGTTGTTTTCCGAAAAATTGAGCCAATTGGTCTGGGAATTTGAAGAACTTGGCGAATTTACAGGCACTCAAAATGATAGAATTTACAGGCTATCCAATGCCAATATTGCCCCTGATATTATTGCCAATATTCTTCATACCATTCGGAAATCGGGAAATAAAGCCAGTCATGATGGCACAGGTTCCTTTCAAGAAGCGCATTTTATCTTAAAGAAGTGTTTTCAATTGGCCAGATGGTTTTATGAGACTTATGAACAAGACTATATTGAAACAAGCTCATATACATTACCTAAAAAACAGGATACGGCATCGGATGAACTTTCTGAAAAATTGGAAAAACTCTCTAAAGAGTTAATTGATTATAAGAACAAAATTGCCGAACTCAATAAGAACAAGGAGGAGGTTACGGCACGTAAACAACGCAGTGATGCCCGTGCGAAAAACCTTGATCTTAGCGAAGAGGATACACGGTTGACCTTAATCGACCCAAAATTAGTAGAGGCGGGTTGGGAATGTGATACCTTAAACCTCAATTACAAAAAGAATAAAACGCTTCCCCAAAAAGGACGGAATATGGCTATTGCCGAATGGCCTTGTGATGGAAAATGGGCCGACTATGCTTTGTTTGTCGGTACTAAGCTCTACGGTATTGTAGAAGCCAAGAAATACGCAAGTGATATTTCTACCGATCTTAGGCAAACGGATATTTATGCGAAACGTATTACACCCGATGATAATTTTGAAACTTTAGGGGAATGGCAAGAGTATAAAGTGCCTTTTTTGTTCTCAACCAATGGTCGGGAGTACTTGGAACAAATAAAGACCAAGAGTGGTATTTGGTTCCTTGATGTTCGCAAAGAACGAAATAGGGCCTACCCTTTAAGAGGTTGGTTCTCCCCGAACGGATTAGTTGAGCTTTATGAGCGTAATATTGAGGCTGAGAACAAAAAGTTGGAACAAAGCGATTATGATTACCTGCAAGACAAGAATGGTCTAGGACTTCGCGACTACCAAATAGAAGCCATTAAGAGTGTTGAAGGAAACATTCGTAAAAACCATGAAGAGAACCGCTCATTAGTGGTTATGGCTACGGGTACTGGGAAGACGAGAACCGTTATAGGTCTTTCATATCGACTTATAAAAGCGAATAGATTTAAGCGCATTTTATTTTTAACGGATAGAAGGCTATTGGCCCAACAAGCTTTTGGTAATTATACCGATAATAAGATAGAAGGCATCAATACATTTTCTGAAGTGTACAAGGTAGATTATGTGAAGACCATTGTGCCGGATTCCGAAACACGTTTACATTTTGCGACCGTCCAAAGTATGGTCAAACGTTTGTTTTACGGAGAAAATGAAGGACTTTCAATAGATACGTACGATTGCATTATTGTTGATGAGGCCCACCGTGGTTATAATCTTGACAAGGAATTGGATGAGGAGGAATTGGAGTTCAAAAATCAAGATGATTACGTAAGTCAGTACAAAAAGGTCATTGAATATTTCAATGCTTATATTATCGGTCTTACTGCCACTCCGGCATTGCATACTACCGAAATATTTGGCAAACCTGTTTTTTCCTATTCGTATCGCCAGGCGGTAATCGATGGGTTTTTGGCCGATCATGAACCTCCGTACCGGATTAAAACACGTTTAAGCGAAGAAGGCATTCTTTGGAAAAAAGGTGAGCGCCCTAAAATCTTTAATCCGGAAACCAATAGCATAGAGGAACTGGCAGAGCTTGAAGACGACCTTTTGGTCGAAATCGAACAGTTTAACAAATTGGTAATTACACCTGAATTTAACAGAGTGGTAATACGCGAATTGGTTCAGCATTTGGACCCGGATAGCGAGGAGAAAACCTTGATTTTTGCCGTTCGAGATTCACATGCGGATATGATCGTGGAAATGCTTTTTGAAGAGTTTGAGAAAATCGGCCTTGATGTGCCTCAAAATGCTATTCAGAAAATAACAGGTAAAGCCTACGACCCGGAACAATTGACCAAGGAGTTCAAAAACGAGAAGTTTCCGAATATTGCCGTTACGGTAGATTTGTTGACAACAGGAATAGATGTGCCAAAAATTTGCAACTTGGTGTTTATGCGCCGTGTAGGCTCTCGAATCCTATACGAACAGATGATAGGTCGTGCTACTCGAAAATGCGATGAAATCGGCAAAGAGGATTTTAAAATATTCGATGCGGTTCGGGTACATGAAGCCTTGCAGGACTATACCCAAATGAAACCCGTGTCCAATCCGACCACTACCTTTACCCAGTTGGTCAACGAACTCGATGCCATTGACTCAGATGAGCGGATCAAAAGGCAAGGGGAACAGCTCGTTGCCAAACTTCAAAGGAAGCGCCGTAAAATTGAGGAAAACAGCCTTGAGGAATTTATTTATATGGCTGGGGGCAAAAAGCCTCAAGAAGTAATCAAGGCCATACAAGAAGCCAGTGCCCAAGAAGTAAAGGCTATTATAAAGGAATTTAAGGGACTTTGGAATTATTTGGACACCAAAGTCTACAAACCCAAGCACCAACTGCTTTCTGACCATGAAGACAGATACCTCGGTACGGAACGCGACTATGGCAATGCCAAAAAGCCGGAAGATTATATAGAGAACTTTAGAGAGTTCTTGATGGAGAACCAAAATAAAATAGCTGCCCTAAAGATAATCGTTTCCAAACCCAGTACCCTGGACAGAAAATCGCTCAAGGAATTACGGTTGCTGTTGGATCAAGAGGGTTTTAACGCCAAAACCTTGAATGCCGCATGGCACGATGCCAAAAACCAAGATATTGCGGCAGACATTATTGCCTATATTCGCACGCTTACCCTCGATGTTGACCTGATAGGTCATGAAGAAAGGGTAAACAAGGCCTTCGAAAAAGTAAGGGCCATGAAACCTTGGAACAAGATTCAGCAAAAGTGGTTAGACCGTTTTCAAAAGCAATTGCTGGCAGAAACGGTACTCACCAAAGAAGATTTGGACAAAGACCCTTTTAAGAGCGAAGGTGGTTACGACCGAATCAACAAACAATTTGAGCAACAATTAGACGATGTTCTAGAGACCATCAACGCTAATTTGTACGTTGCCTAA
- a CDS encoding ribbon-helix-helix domain-containing protein produces the protein MNIELKGEGKEYIEKLILSGAYRNIDEIIQDALQLHAHHREGLKKGLLEKINSGWNGPDSQKSINDIISAKRNTEGI, from the coding sequence ATGAATATTGAATTAAAAGGGGAGGGCAAGGAGTATATAGAAAAATTAATATTATCGGGAGCTTATAGAAATATAGATGAAATAATACAAGATGCGCTTCAACTTCATGCGCATCACAGAGAAGGTTTAAAAAAGGGTCTATTGGAAAAAATCAATAGTGGATGGAATGGCCCTGATAGTCAGAAATCAATTAACGATATTATCTCCGCAAAAAGAAATACAGAGGGTATTTGA
- a CDS encoding SOS response-associated peptidase: MCYSTTLRKKEKEIERMTRKSFQVPFEYKPYYRANGFTHPNLYIIKMDEPENIYPAMWGLIPQFGMKDIPEFQKKYNTLNAKSETILTSNTYKHSTTDKRCLILADGFHEPHEVNGKSYPYFCHYMDDSLFYFAGLYTEIDNEFLSCTILTMPANEQFEQIHNKKKRQPLILDTEFESDWLRHDLNPNGIKELTKVGFTTKEIEAYPVSRDLYKREIDTNTPLAITKVDYQELNEQGSLF, from the coding sequence ATGTGTTATTCAACCACATTAAGGAAAAAGGAAAAGGAAATTGAGAGGATGACTAGAAAAAGTTTTCAAGTTCCTTTTGAGTATAAGCCTTACTACCGTGCCAATGGTTTTACCCATCCAAATTTATATATTATCAAAATGGATGAGCCAGAAAACATTTATCCTGCTATGTGGGGCTTGATTCCTCAATTTGGGATGAAGGATATACCGGAATTCCAGAAAAAATACAATACGCTCAACGCTAAATCGGAAACCATATTAACATCCAATACCTATAAGCATTCCACAACCGATAAAAGATGTTTGATACTAGCAGATGGGTTTCATGAACCACATGAAGTAAATGGCAAATCATATCCTTACTTCTGCCATTACATGGATGATTCTTTATTTTACTTTGCTGGCCTGTATACCGAAATTGATAATGAGTTTTTAAGCTGTACCATCTTGACCATGCCGGCGAATGAACAGTTCGAACAAATACACAACAAAAAGAAAAGACAACCCTTAATTCTAGATACTGAATTTGAATCTGACTGGTTACGGCACGATCTTAATCCCAACGGGATAAAGGAATTGACCAAAGTAGGTTTTACAACGAAGGAGATAGAAGCTTATCCAGTATCTAGAGATTTATATAAAAGAGAGATAGACACTAATACCCCATTAGCTATAACTAAGGTTGATTACCAAGAACTAAACGAGCAAGGCAGCTTATTCTAG
- a CDS encoding ParA family protein, translating into MAKIILITHQKGGVGKSTLTFNLAQNLSEHSKVAILDMDVQGSLAQISKMVECFEITTNQNILTENQELDFVFVDTPPYLSKQLKSLLQVADLILIPTKAGILDLLAIDSTISLIAEQGKKTNSMIVLNMIKPNTTLTDDILKSLSTFQIKIAQTKISDLVAFTRSTLLQGVLENNKAQKQMDSLTKEVLTSLI; encoded by the coding sequence ATGGCAAAAATTATACTAATTACCCATCAAAAAGGTGGAGTAGGTAAAAGCACCTTGACTTTTAATTTGGCACAAAATTTAAGTGAACATTCAAAGGTTGCTATTTTGGACATGGATGTTCAAGGAAGTTTGGCTCAAATTTCCAAAATGGTAGAGTGCTTTGAAATAACTACGAATCAAAATATCTTAACTGAAAACCAAGAATTGGATTTTGTTTTTGTTGACACCCCTCCGTATCTATCAAAACAACTAAAATCATTACTACAAGTAGCGGATTTAATTTTGATTCCAACTAAAGCCGGCATCCTGGATCTTTTAGCGATTGATAGCACTATCAGCCTAATAGCAGAGCAAGGAAAAAAAACTAATAGTATGATTGTCCTAAACATGATTAAGCCAAATACCACTCTTACCGACGATATTCTTAAAAGCCTATCGACGTTTCAGATAAAAATAGCCCAGACTAAAATTAGCGACCTAGTGGCATTCACTAGATCTACCTTATTACAGGGGGTTTTAGAAAACAATAAGGCACAAAAACAAATGGATAGCTTAACAAAAGAAGTTTTGACTTCACTTATATAA
- a CDS encoding DUF6730 family protein gives MAKIDDIAELLVEELSDFKLQLEKMKHLSHELKMTQLSPDMTEMSSVLNSFVKSQDIVLREQHTKISQLTKNLSKSNHYPRWLLVLLSSVLLFTFCLVSYSIYEIKVSSDANFNYYEKGQKEAMHHFKNFFEEYPEAKDKYLKWNTNRN, from the coding sequence ATGGCAAAAATTGACGACATAGCGGAATTACTAGTAGAGGAATTAAGCGATTTCAAGCTACAACTGGAAAAAATGAAGCATCTCTCCCATGAACTTAAAATGACTCAGCTATCACCAGATATGACCGAAATGAGTTCAGTTTTGAATTCGTTTGTAAAGAGCCAAGACATAGTTCTTAGAGAACAACATACTAAAATTTCGCAATTAACTAAAAATCTGTCCAAGTCAAACCATTATCCAAGATGGTTACTAGTACTACTAAGTTCCGTATTACTATTCACCTTTTGTTTAGTGAGCTATTCAATTTACGAGATAAAGGTAAGCTCTGACGCTAACTTTAACTATTATGAAAAAGGTCAAAAAGAAGCAATGCATCACTTTAAAAATTTTTTTGAAGAGTATCCGGAGGCCAAGGATAAATACTTAAAATGGAACACAAATAGAAACTAG
- a CDS encoding relaxase/mobilization nuclease domain-containing protein, producing the protein MIGKGKSISHTSASMAYGWNQEKSAIVVLKEYLAGNTPEELTREFHIIQDMNENCKKNTLSFVLSPTIEDGKKLKKKNLGDIAKKFLARMNLNNRQAVAFVHKDKAHTHIHLYVNRIDFKGKAYPDGFIGKRSIEAARQVALEMNLKTAQEIQVEKLNSLKQIRREIHNLSEHVLRKNSPKTLDDYIKKMKLRGIDVIPSINKSNKLQGFRFKYKNISLKGSEIHRSMSGGKITNAIAGNGHILQNGSKTTLISNKVVELGANFIANTKQQSNQQITNKGLSI; encoded by the coding sequence ATGATCGGTAAAGGAAAATCCATCTCACATACTAGTGCCTCTATGGCGTATGGATGGAACCAAGAAAAAAGCGCTATCGTAGTTTTAAAAGAATATCTAGCCGGCAATACCCCAGAAGAGCTAACCAGGGAATTTCACATCATTCAGGACATGAATGAAAATTGCAAAAAGAATACTCTCAGCTTTGTCTTAAGTCCAACCATAGAAGATGGCAAAAAATTAAAAAAGAAAAATCTCGGTGACATAGCAAAAAAGTTTCTAGCTCGAATGAATTTGAACAATCGTCAAGCAGTAGCTTTTGTTCATAAGGACAAAGCACACACCCATATTCATTTGTACGTAAATAGAATTGATTTTAAGGGTAAAGCCTATCCTGATGGATTTATAGGAAAACGAAGCATCGAAGCAGCTAGACAGGTTGCATTAGAAATGAATTTAAAAACCGCTCAAGAAATTCAAGTGGAAAAGCTTAATTCTCTCAAACAAATAAGAAGAGAAATACACAATTTAAGCGAACATGTACTAAGAAAAAACTCGCCTAAAACCCTTGATGATTATATAAAAAAGATGAAACTGAGAGGTATTGATGTAATTCCTAGTATCAACAAGAGTAATAAACTTCAAGGATTCAGATTCAAATATAAAAACATCAGCTTAAAAGGCAGTGAAATACATCGGTCCATGAGTGGTGGCAAAATTACCAATGCTATAGCGGGGAATGGCCATATACTGCAGAATGGAAGCAAGACGACTCTAATTTCAAACAAAGTGGTTGAATTAGGTGCAAATTTCATTGCAAATACTAAACAGCAATCCAATCAACAAATAACTAACAAAGGACTAAGTATATAA
- the mbpA gene encoding mobilization protein MbpA, which produces MKKKERVVTKFRSTIYEKKLLKIRAKKSGLSLSEFCFRAAFNKEITARLTDEEIEVYKMLSTYSRNFTLIGNMYRKQNPKLTSEVYALAKEIREHLNNFKK; this is translated from the coding sequence ATGAAGAAAAAAGAAAGAGTTGTCACCAAGTTCAGAAGTACGATTTACGAGAAAAAGCTATTGAAAATAAGAGCTAAAAAATCGGGACTCTCCCTCAGTGAATTTTGTTTTAGAGCAGCATTTAATAAAGAAATTACTGCACGCCTTACAGATGAAGAAATTGAAGTCTACAAAATGCTTTCTACCTATAGCCGGAATTTCACTTTGATAGGTAATATGTACAGAAAACAAAATCCAAAATTGACTTCCGAGGTTTATGCATTGGCCAAAGAAATTAGAGAACACTTAAACAATTTCAAAAAATGA
- a CDS encoding toprim domain-containing protein, whose translation MNCQKAKKIDMVSYLKKLGFEPQKTRGYDKWYISPFRGEKIASFKINTNKNCWYDYGTGSRGTIIDFLQKFYRCSISEVLQKLSSDTFSFHQQPSFKHIYDTKINITSVIDIQHLGLIAYLNQRRIPLKIARKICKEVHYSNHSKEYFSIGVENISGGYDLRNKYFKSGSSPKDISLIQNGHNSLVVTEGMFDMLSLISLDSSILQKADLLILNSCSFASKLNAYADKYNTINLYLDQDETGRTITEKFVTKELNYHDCSSFYQGYNDLNEWWVEQK comes from the coding sequence ATGAATTGCCAAAAAGCTAAAAAAATAGACATGGTTTCATATTTAAAAAAACTTGGCTTTGAACCTCAAAAGACAAGGGGATATGACAAATGGTACATATCGCCATTTCGAGGAGAAAAAATTGCTTCGTTTAAAATTAATACTAATAAAAACTGCTGGTACGATTATGGTACAGGCTCCCGTGGCACAATAATTGATTTTTTGCAAAAATTTTACAGGTGTTCTATTTCCGAAGTTTTGCAAAAACTTTCAAGCGACACCTTCTCTTTTCACCAGCAACCAAGTTTTAAACACATATACGATACCAAAATAAATATTACTTCTGTAATTGATATTCAGCATTTAGGACTTATAGCTTATTTAAATCAAAGGAGAATACCTTTAAAAATTGCGAGAAAAATATGTAAAGAAGTACACTATTCAAATCATTCAAAAGAATATTTTTCAATAGGTGTTGAGAACATTTCCGGAGGATATGATCTGAGAAATAAATACTTCAAATCAGGTTCTTCACCTAAGGATATCTCATTGATTCAAAATGGACATAATTCTCTGGTGGTTACTGAGGGTATGTTTGATATGCTCTCTTTAATATCGCTAGATAGTTCAATATTACAAAAGGCGGACTTATTAATCCTAAATTCTTGTTCTTTCGCTAGCAAATTAAATGCTTATGCAGACAAGTACAACACCATAAATCTCTATTTAGACCAAGATGAAACAGGCCGTACAATCACTGAAAAATTCGTAACCAAAGAACTCAATTATCATGACTGTTCAAGTTTTTACCAAGGCTATAATGACTTGAACGAATGGTGGGTTGAGCAAAAATAA